A genome region from Carya illinoinensis cultivar Pawnee chromosome 2, C.illinoinensisPawnee_v1, whole genome shotgun sequence includes the following:
- the LOC122300525 gene encoding E3 ubiquitin-protein ligase RHF1A-like isoform X4 codes for MSLATASYHLLHSRRRISLLTSQRSKECPICCQLLVLRDSASQELLAAVGIDRHLRSRNSYSAAPTSLHSFSEDFDLGHDIPNSDVSDFDERIMQHLTAATSRPQYVCRRERQRYSGIGPSQVLAFTSPTNMSRQPYAGSPEDCPNLSYGSTRGRSASSDIPSADNFEPPASVDVNLVSSTPLNRDIPFNPSILYCQPPSDSPRRPSASEMFSFPETLKSKLSAASSRYKESISKSTRGFKEKLLAHNNSVKELGKGVQREMNAGIVGLARMIERLDLNSKQSGSSVPVFSCTGGTSNLSFKGKGVEGNVDARSLDRISGQIACDLSPNATYNSGATHVQSGNPHPKVLKFYL; via the exons GTCTCAAAGGAGCAAAGAGTGCCCAATATGTTGCCAGTTACTTGTCTTAAGGGACTCTGCCAG CCAAGAGCTTCTAGCTGCAGTTGGTATTGACAGGCACTTAAGGTCAAGAAACAGTTATTCTGCTGCTCCCACATCTCTTCATAGTTTCAGTGAGGACTTTGATCTCGGGCAT GACATACCTAATTCAGATGTCTCTGATTTTGATGAGCGTATAATGCAGCATCTGACTGCTGCTACTAGTAGACCTCAATATGTTTGTAGAAGGGAAAGGCAGAGATATTCTGGGATTGGTCCTTCCCAAGTTCTTGCTTTCACCTCTCCCACGAATATGTCAAGGCAACCATATGCAGGTTCACCAGAAGATTGCCCAAATTTAAGTTACGGATCAACTAGGGGTCGATCAGCATCTTCGGACATACCTTCTGCTGACAACTTTGAACCTCCGGCATCTGTGGATGTTAATTTGGTCTCCAGTACTCCTCTCAACAGAGATATCCCTTTTAATCCCAG CATTCTTTATTGCCAGCCACCATCTGATAGTCCAAGAAGACCAAGTGCATCTGAGATGTTCTCCTTTCCAGAGACACTCAAATCTAAACTGTCTGCTGCTTCATCCAG ATACAAGGAATCAATCTCAAAAAGTACCCGAGGCTTTAAGGAGAAGCTGCTTGCTCATAATAACTCAGTAAAGGAGCTAGGCAAAGGAGTTCAGCGTGAGATGAATGCAGGAATTGTTGGTCTTGCACGAATGATTGAACGCCTGGATCTTAATTCAAAGCAATCTGGATCATCTGTTCCTGTTTTCAGTTGTACTGGAGGCACTTCAAACCTCTCCTTCAAAGGGAAGGGTGTGGAAGGAAATGTTGATGCACGGTCACTTGACAGAATCTCTGGGCAAATTGCTTGTGATTTAAGTCCAAATGCAACCTATAACTCTGGTGCTACACATGTACAATCAGGAAATCCTCATCcaaaggttttaaaattttaccttTAG